From Corvus cornix cornix isolate S_Up_H32 chromosome 5, ASM73873v5, whole genome shotgun sequence, the proteins below share one genomic window:
- the PITPNM1 gene encoding LOW QUALITY PROTEIN: membrane-associated phosphatidylinositol transfer protein 1 (The sequence of the model RefSeq protein was modified relative to this genomic sequence to represent the inferred CDS: inserted 1 base in 1 codon) → MLIKEYHILLPMSLEEYQVAQLYMIQKKSREESSGEGSGVEILANRPYSDGPGGSGQYTHKIYHVGSHIPSWFRALLPKAALQVEEESWNAYPYTRTRYTCPFVEKFSIEIETYYRPDAGQQTNIFNLSVAEKRQRILDTIDIVRDPISPGEYKPEEDPKLYHSSKTGRGPLGDDWLEAAVASGPLMCAYKLCKVEFRYWGMQSKIEQFIHDVGLRKVMLRAHRQAWCWQDEWTDLTMEDIRQLEEETAQMLAQKMAKCGEGEEPPAAGISPEGRPEPDGPGGQEEAELQAGTDTPSDDTFAKQWSTSSRSSYSSQHGGGVSPQSLSEWRMQNIARDSENSSEEEFFDAHEDLSDSDEVFAKEMTKWSSNDFLDTLERPAELDEALGDGASATKGDGEELGTSSFPEGGMAESTEQMCRIHALFLILHSGNILDQGAGEPGSKQADVQTLAATFDAVTRVHFPEALGHVALRLVPCPPICAAAYALVSKLSPYSHDRDSLSSSQDHIPLAALPLLATXSGIYQHAVGTVIARANQAYAAFLHSGEGTGFCGQVVLLGDCVGGILGFDALCQSRVGSGGSRSSSRRGSLSTEPISPEQCGGLDPLADGTEGAPVLGQASPEPPGTQGDSQQHSSMCSLQASEAPLEAEAPRSSAMALDGAEGASTRLEFKVSGFFLFGSPLGLVLALRKTVMPALDVAQLRPACEQIYNLFHAADPCASRLEPLLAKAFHAVPPLSVPRYQKYPLGDGTSSLLAEALQTHSALFLPKVDVAAPPTPTGSFGGFWKGNEPAEPPTPASTSEVVKILEHWWGPKRIDYSLYCPDALTAFPTITLPHLFHASYWESSDVVAFILRQVMEKEGPQPAESEESSIYSPAIPREKWQRKRTQVKIRNVTANHRACDVIVCEGKAQVLSGRFMYGPLDVVTLTGEKVDIYIMTQPLSGKWLYYGTEVTSGSGRLTFTIPPDKALAIGIYPVRMVVRGDHSYAEAYLTVVARGTESVVFSIDGSFTASVSIMGSDPKVRAGAVDVVRHWQDSGYMIIYVTGRPDMQKHRVVAWLSQHNFPHGAVSFCDGLTHDPLRQKAAFLQSLRTEAEISIVAGYGSTKDVSVYSSLGLAPAHIYIVGRAVKKFHNQCQFLSEGYVAHLAQLEAAALAHSPKGPPRPVLGKGTYGCPAPVDFLRKQSQLLRSRGSSQAERDGGSPSVPSGLSRAKPRSVSLKLEGEE, encoded by the exons atgcTGATCAAGGAGTACCACATCCTGCTGCCCATGAGCCTGGAGGAGTACCAGGTGGCCCAGCTCTACATGATCCAG AAGAAGAGCCGGGAGGAGTCGAGTGGTGAGGGCAGCGGTGTGGAGATCCTGGCTAACCGGCCCTACAGTGACGGCCCTGGGGGCAGTGGCCAGTACACCCACAAGATCTACCATGTCGGCTCCCACATCCCCAGCTGGTTCCGGGCGCTGCTCCCCAAAGCTGCACTCCAGGTGGAGGAGGAGTCCTGGAATGCTTATCCCTACACACGTAccag GTACACATGTCCCTTTGTGGAGAAGTTTTCCATTGAGATCGAGACGTACTACCGCCCGGATGCGGGGCAGCAGACCAACATCTTCAACCTGAGTGTGGCGGAGAAGAGGCAGAGGATTTTGG ACACCATTGACATCGTGCGTGATCCCATCTCCCCCGGGGAATACAAGCCTGAGGAGGATCCCAAACTCTACCACTCATCCAAGACGGGCCGGGGGCCGCTGGGGGATGACTGGCTGGAGGCGGCGGTGGCCAGCGGGCCCCTCATGTGCGCGTACAAGCTCTGCAAGGTGGAGTTCCGATACTGGGGGATGCAGTCCAAGATCGAGCAGTTCATCCATGATGTGG GTTTGAGGAAGGTGATGCTGCGCGCCCACCGCCAAGCCTGGTGCTGGCAGGATGAGTGGACAGACTTGACAATGGAGGATATCcggcagctggaggaggagacaGCACAAATGCTGGCACAGAAGATGGCCAAGTGTGGCGAGGGCGAGGAGCCACCTGCGGCTGGGATCAGCCCTGAGGGGCGTCCGGAGCCAGACGGGCCtggtgggcaggaggaggcCGAGCTGCAGGCGGGGACTGATACCCCCTCCGATGATACCTTTGCCAAGCAGTGGTCCACCTCTTCCCGGTCTTCCTACTCTTCCCAGCATGGAG GGGGCGTGTCTCCTCAGAGCCTGTCGGAGTGGCGGATGCAGAACATTGCCCGGGACTCGGAGAACAGCTCTGAAGAGGAATTTTTCGATGCCCACG aggaTCTGTCTGACAGCGATGAGGTCTTTGCCAAGGAGATGACCAAGTGGAGCTCCAACGACTTCTTGGACACGCTTGAGCggccagcagagctggatgaGGCACTGG GGGACGGAGCCAGCGCCACCAAGGGGGATGGTGAAGAGTTGGGAACATCCAGCTTCCCTGAG ggcGGCATGGCAGAGAGCACGGAGCAGATGTGCCGGATCCACGCactcttcctcatcctccacAGTGGGAACATCCTCGATCAGGGAGCGGGTGAGCCGGGCTCCAAGCAGGCAGATGTGCAGACACTGGCGGCCACCTTTGATGCTGTCACCCGCGTCCACTTTCCCGAGGCACTGGGACATGTGGCCCTGCGCCTGGTGCCCTGCCCGCCCATCTGTGCTGCAGCCTACGCCCTTGTTTCCAA GCTCAGCCCCTACAGCCACGACAGGGACAGCCTGTCCAGCAGCCAGGACCACATCCCACTGGCAGCGCTCCCGCTGCTGGCCA TCTCAGGCATCTACCAGCACGCCGTGGGCACCGTCATTGCCCGCGCCAACCAGGCCTACGCAGCCTTCCTGCACTCCGGAGAGGGCACCGGCTTCTGTGGCCAG GTGGTGCTGCTCGGGGACTGTGTGGGTGGCATTCTGGGATTCGATGCCCTGTGCCAGAGCCGGGTGGGCTCTgggggcagccggagcagcaGCCGCCGGGGCAGCCTG agcacGGAGCCCATCTCCCCGGAGCAGTGTGGCGGCCTGGACCCACTGGCTGATGGGACAGAGGGAGCACCGGTATTGGGCCAggccagccctgagcccccagggacacagggggacagccagcagcacagctccatgtGCAG cctgCAGGCCAGCGAGGCCCCGCTGGAGGCAGAGGCTCCCCGGAGCAGCGCCATGGCGCTGGATGGGGCGGAGGGTGCCAGCACCCGCCTCGAATTTAAGGTATCCGGCTTCTTCCTCTTTGGTTCCCCACTGGGGCTGGTGCTCGCGCTGCGCAAGACCGTCATGCCTGCTCTGGATG tggccCAGCTGCGTCCTGCCTGTGAGCAGATCTACAACCTCTTCCACGCCGCCGATCCCTGTGCCTCCCGCCTGGAGCCCCTCCTGGCCAAGGCCTTCCACGCTGTGCCCCCCCTCAGCGTGCCCCGATACCAGAAGTACCCCTTGGGAGATGGCACCTCGTCCCTGTTGG CGGAGGCCCTGCAGACACACTCTGCCCTGTTCCTGCCCAAAGTGGATGTGGCTGCCCCCCCTACCCCCACTGGCAGCTTTGGGGGCTTCTGGAAGGGCAATGAACCAGCAGAGCCCCCCactcctgccagcaccagcGAGGTTGTCAAGA TCCTGGAGCATTGGTGGGGCCCAAAGCGCATCGACTATTCTCTGTACTGCCCTGATGCCCTGACTGCCTTCCCCACCATCACCCTGCCCCACCTCTTCCATGCCAGCTACTGGGAATCCTCTGACGTGGTGGCCTTCATCCTGCGCCAG GTGATGGAGAAAGAGGGGCCGCAGCCAGCGGAGAGCGAGGAGAGCTCCATCTACAGCCCCGCCATCCCTCGGGAGAAGTGGCAGCGCAAGCGCACCCAAGTGAAGATCCGG AATGTGACAGCCAACCACCGGGCCTGTGATGTGATCGTGTGTGAGGGCAAAGCGCAGGTCCTCAGCGGGCGCTTCATGTATGGACCCCTGGACGTGGTGACACTGACTGGGGAGAAG GTGGACATCTACATCATGACACAGCCGCTGTCAGGGAAGTGGCTGTACTACGGCACCGAGGTGACAAGTGGCAGCGGGCGCCTGACCTTCACCATCCCTCCAGACAAAGCTCTGGCCATCGGGATCTACCCTGTTCGCATGGTGGTCAG GGGGGACCACAGCTACGCCGAGGCATACCTGACTGTTGTGGCCCGTGGCACTGAGTCCGTTGTGTTCAGCATCGACGGTTCCTTCACCGCCAGTGTCTCCATCATGGGCAGTGACCCCAAAGTGCGGGCGGGGGCTGTAGACGTTGTAAG GCACTGGCAGGACTCAGGGTACATGATCATCTACGTGACGGGGCGCCCCGACATGCAGAAGCATCGCGTGGTGGCCTGGCTCTCCCAGCACAACTTCCCCCACGGTGCTGTCTCCTTCTGCGACGGGCTCACCCACGACCCACTGCGCCAGAAAGCTGCCTTCCTGCAGAGCCTGCGCACCGAG gcagagatCTCCATAGTTGCTGGCTATGGCTCCACCAAGGATGTCTCCGTCTACAGCTCGCTGGGACTCGCGCCAGCACACATCTACATTGTGGGACGGGCCGTCAAGAAGTTCCACAACCAGTGCCAG TTCCTCTCCGAGGGCTATGTTGCCCACCTGGcccagctggaagctgcagccctggcccACTCCCCCAAGGGCCCCCCACGACCTGTGCTGGGCAAAGGCACCTATGGCTGCCCAGCGCCTGTCGACTTCCTGCGGAagcagagccagctcctgcGCTCCCGGGGCTCCAGCCAGGCAGAGCGGGATGGGGGGTCCCCCTCAGTACCCTCAGGCTTGTCCCGGGCCAAGCCCCGCAGTGTCAGCCTCAAGCTGGAGGGTGAGGAGTGA
- the LOC104693020 gene encoding LOW QUALITY PROTEIN: AH receptor-interacting protein (The sequence of the model RefSeq protein was modified relative to this genomic sequence to represent the inferred CDS: deleted 1 base in 1 codon): protein MAQQVEQLRADGVDKEVLREGTGPLPDFCDGTKATFHYRTLRCGDEETPVDDSRARGKPMELIVGKKFKLPVWEAVLRTMRPGERARFRCDAKHVVLYPLVSKSLRNIAAGKDPLEGQRHCCSIAQMHEHYSLGYPDLDELQKNPQPLIFDIEVLKVEPPGSYQQDPWAMTDEEKLQAVPQIHKEGNELYRQGKVPEAAAKYYDAIACLKNLQMKEQPGSPDWIELDQKITPLLLNYCQCKLQCEEYYEVLDHCSSILNKYEDNVKAYFKRGKAHAAVWNVAEAQADFAKVLALDPSLRPVVSKELRSLEARLREKDAEDKIRFKGIFSQ from the exons ATGGCGCAGCAGGTCGAGCAGCTGCGGGCGGACGGCGTGGACAAGGAG GTGCTGCGGGAGGGCACCGGGCCGCTGCCGGACTTCTGCGATGGCACCAAG GCCACCTTCCACTACCGGACGCTGCGGTGCGGCGATGAGGAGACGCCGGTGGACGATAGCAGGGCGCGGGGGAAGCCCATGGAGCTCATCGTCGGGAAAAAGTTCAAGCTGCCGGTGTGGGAAGCGGTGCTGCGAACCATGCGGCCCGGCGAGCGTGCGCGCTTCCGCTGCGACGCCAAG CACGTGGTGCTTTACCCGCTGGTGTCCAAGAGCCTGCGGAACATCGCAGCAGGGAAGGATCCGCTGGAGGGGCAGCGGCACTGCTGCAGCATCGCCCAGATGCACGAGCACTACTCCCTGGGGTACCCCGACCTCGACGAACTCCAGAAGAACCCCCAGCCCCTCATCTTTGATATCGAGGTGCTGAAG GTGGAGCCACCCGGCTCCTACCAGCAGGACCCATGGGCCATGACAGATGAGGAGAAGCTCCAGGCTGTGCCCCAGATCCACAAGGAAGGCAACGAGCTGTACCGGCAGGGCAAGGTGCCTGAGGCAGCTGCCAAATACTATGATGCCATCGCCTGTCTCAAGAACCTGCAGATGAAG GAGCAGCCGGGCTCTCCAGACTGGATCGAGCTTGACCAGAAGATCACACCCCTGCTCTTAAACTACTGCCAGTGCAAGCTGCAGTGTGAGGAGTACTATGAGGTGCTGGACCACTGCTCCTCCATCCTCAACAAGTACGAGG ACAATGTCAAGGCCTACTTCAAGCGGGGCAAGGCCCATGCGGCTGTGTGGAACGTGGCTGAGGCACAGGCTGACTTCGCCAAAGTCCTGGCCCTCGACCCCTCACTGCGCCCCGTGGTCTCCAAGGAGCTGCGGAGCCTGGAAGCACGGCTGCGGGAGAAGGACGCCGAAGACAAGATCCGCTTCAAGGGCATCTTCTCCCAATAG